Proteins from a genomic interval of Lycium ferocissimum isolate CSIRO_LF1 chromosome 2, AGI_CSIRO_Lferr_CH_V1, whole genome shotgun sequence:
- the LOC132035909 gene encoding geraniol 8-hydroxylase-like isoform X1: MSDLIDERLKERKVGNHSNVDVLDALLNISQEIDRNQIEHLYLDLFVAGTVTTSNTLEWAMAELFKNPHTMEKAQVELAQVIGRGKLINEAEKPFEYTHKLLLGSAQNSGRC; the protein is encoded by the exons ATGAGTGATCTAATTGATGAGCGACTAAAGGAACGGAAAGTGGGAAACCATTCAAATGTTGATGTCTTAGATGCCCTTCTCAACATTAGCCAAGAAATTGACAGGAATCAAATAGAGCATCTGTATCTG GACTTGTTTGTGGCAGGAACCGTTACTACATCAAATAcattggagtgggccatggcagAACTATTCAAGAATCCGCATACTATGGAGAAAGCACAAGTAGAACTTGCTCAAGTAATTGGCAGAGGCAAACTAATAAATGAAGCAG AGAAACCTTTCGAATACACCCACAAGCTCCTTCTTGGTTCCGCGCAAAACAGCGGAAGATGTTGA
- the LOC132035909 gene encoding geraniol 8-hydroxylase-like isoform X2: MSDLIDERLKERKVGNHSNVDVLDALLNISQEIDRNQIEHLYLDLFVAGTVTTSNTLEWAMAELFKNPHTMEKAQVELAQVIGRGKLINEAEKEYIHKLLS; this comes from the exons ATGAGTGATCTAATTGATGAGCGACTAAAGGAACGGAAAGTGGGAAACCATTCAAATGTTGATGTCTTAGATGCCCTTCTCAACATTAGCCAAGAAATTGACAGGAATCAAATAGAGCATCTGTATCTG GACTTGTTTGTGGCAGGAACCGTTACTACATCAAATAcattggagtgggccatggcagAACTATTCAAGAATCCGCATACTATGGAGAAAGCACAAGTAGAACTTGCTCAAGTAATTGGCAGAGGCAAACTAATAAATGAAGCAGAGAAAGAATACATCCACAAGCTCCTTTCTTAA